In a single window of the Mus musculus strain C57BL/6J chromosome 6, GRCm38.p6 C57BL/6J genome:
- the Dguok gene encoding deoxyguanosine kinase, mitochondrial isoform X1, translated as MMYQEPARWSYTFQTLSFMSRLKVQLEPIPGRLLQAEKSVRVFERSVYSDRYIFAKNLFENGSLSDIEWHIYQDWHSFLLQEFANRLLLHGFIYLQASPQVCMERLYQRDREEEKGIELAYLQQLHSQHEDWFINKTTKLHFEALQHVPVLVLDVTEDFSENAARQEELMGQVNTFMRNL; from the exons ATGATGTACCAGGAGCCAGCACGATGGTCCTACACATTCCAGACCCTTTCTTTCATGAGCCGTCTGAAGGTGCAGCTGGAGCCCATCCCAGGGAGACTCCTGCAGGCAGAGAAGTCTGTGCGGGTCTTTGAGAGGTCTGTGTACAGTGACAG GTATATCTTTGCAAAGAATCTATTTGAAAATGGCTCCCTCAGTGACATCGAGTGGCACATCTATCAGGACTGGCACTCCTTTCTCCTGCAGGAGTTCGCAAACCGGCTTTTGTTACACGGCTTCATCTATCTCCAGGCTTCACCCCAG GTTTGTATGGAGAGACTCTACCAGAGggatagagaagaagaaaagggcatTGAGCTGGCCTATCTTCAACAGCTACATAGTCAGCACGAAGACTGGTTTATTAACAAGACTACCAA GCTCCACTTCGAAGCTCTGCAGCACGTGCCAGTGCTGGTGCTGGATGTCACTGAAGACTTCTCTGAAAATGCCGCCAGGCAGGAAGAGCTCATGGGACAG GTGAACACCTTTATGAGGAACTTGTAA